Genomic DNA from Candidatus Binatia bacterium:
CCTTTCGCCCGGAGGGCGCCCAGCTGATCGCCGCCCACGCCGGCTCCCGCGAGCACTTCGGCGGTATGCGCCGAAAGGCGCGGCGGCGGACCGGTGATGGCGCCCGGTGTCTTTTCGAACTTCGCGGTGAGGCCGAAGAGCGGGATGGTGCCGATCCCCTCCACGGGGACGTCGGACAGGGTGCCCCGATGGCGGATCTGCGCCTGGCGCAGCGCATCCTCGAGGCTCAGGATGGCGCCGGTGGGGACGTCGCGCGCGTTCAGGCGCTGGACCCAGACGGCGGTCGGGCACTGCGTGAGCCGCGCCTCGAGGATCGGCGTGAGCTCCTTCCGATTCTTCTTCCGCGTGTCCCGCTTCTGGAAGCGCGAATCGGCGACGAGCTCGGCCAGGCCCAGCTCCTCGCAGAGCGCCTCCCACTGCTCCTGCTTGTTCGCGGCGATGTTCACCCATCCGTCCCGGGTCCGGAAGGTCCCCGAGGGCGCCGCCGTGAAGTTGTCGTTCCCCATCAAGACCGGCTGCTGCCCGCCGATCAGGAGGTTCGC
This window encodes:
- a CDS encoding CaiB/BaiF CoA-transferase family protein; protein product: RLIYCAISGFGHTGPDALKPAYDQIIQGLSGVMAVNGDERLNPLRAGFPVCDTVGGLNAAFAILAALYHRERTGEGQFVDVAMLDSIMPLMGWVAANLLIGGQQPVLMGNDNFTAAPSGTFRTRDGWVNIAANKQEQWEALCEELGLAELVADSRFQKRDTRKKNRKELTPILEARLTQCPTAVWVQRLNARDVPTGAILSLEDALRQAQIRHRGTLSDVPVEGIGTIPLFGLTAKFEKTPGAITGPPPRLSAHTAEVLAGAGVGGDQLGALRAKGVV